A portion of the Carcharodon carcharias isolate sCarCar2 chromosome 37 unlocalized genomic scaffold, sCarCar2.pri SUPER_37_unloc_10, whole genome shotgun sequence genome contains these proteins:
- the tmem223 gene encoding transmembrane protein 223, translated as MGANHLGMGASNLGMGANHLGMGANHLGMGASNLGMGANHLGMVASNLGMGANHLRMGASNLGTGAMRLGANHLGMGASNLGTGGNNLGTGANNLGTGGNNLGTGANNLGTGGNNLRVGPYKLVIGARSLGTRRLASGAGSVVVGTSILPTTSWLLAHGGAVTAICPAIGQLGQRGLDLRRTTHSVAGQRALGGLISPRGLLGWGGTLCWLGQCRPAWSVTTWGVVASSRLLCVQVPQDVLLFRHERATFFRLLGLFCVAQFLFWSYLAHFAFTSLKDTGYQETVLVGEQASSLPKIGGLTLNLGSDKWRYGFTTSCLTVGSLILAAGYLFARRSVCRVLLCRGGQEVTVSSYLPFGSTSSFTVPLRQVCCVAHRSQVSSLIPLKIGGRPFYYLLDKQGQFYNAKLFDMTIGAYRKL; from the exons ATGGGGGCAAATCACCTGGGGATGGGGGCAAGTAACCTGGGGATGGGGGCAAATCACCTGGGGATGGGGGCAAATCACCTGGGGATGGGGGCAAGTAACCTGGGGATGGGGGCAAATCACCTGGGGATGGTGGCAAGTAACCTGGGGATGGGGGCAAATCACCTGAGGATGGGGGCAAGTAACCTGGGGACGGGGGCAATGAGGCTGGGGGCAAATCACCTGGGGATGGGGGCAAGTAACCTGGGGACAGGAGGAAATAACCTGGGGACAGGGGCAAATAACCTGGGGACAGGGGGAAATAACCTGGGGACAGGGGCAAATAACCTGGGGACAGGGGGAAATAACCTGAGGGTGGGGCCATATAAGCTGGTAATAGGGGCAAGAAGCCTGGGGACCCGGAGGCTggcatcaggagcaggaagtgtggttgtggggacaagcATCCTGCCAACAACCTCCTGGCTCCTAGCGCACGGGGGGGCTGTCACCGCTATCTGTCCAGCTATCGGGCAGCTAGGTCAGAGAGGTTTGGACCTGAGGCGTACCACTCACAGTGTGGCTGGTCAGCGGGCCCTGGGCGGCCTCATCAGCCCACGGGGGTTGTTAGGCTGGGGGGGCACATTGTGCTGGCTCGGTCAGTGCAGGCCAGCCTGGTCAGTGACCACTTGGGGGGTCGTTGCAAGCTCCAGACTGCTCTGTGTCCAGGTTCCTCAGGATGTGCTGCTGTTCCGTCACGAGAGAGCGACCTTCTTCCGCCTCCTGGGCCTATTCTGCGTGGCCCAGTTCCTCTTCTGGAGCTACTTGGCCCATTTTGCCTTCACCTCCCTCAAGGACACAGGCTACCAAGAGACGGTTCTGGTTGGGGAACAGGCGAGCAGCCTTCCGAAGATTGGCGGACTTACCTTGAATCTTGGGTCCGACAAATGGAGATACGGTTTCACCACTTCGTGCCTGACTGTCG GCTCCTTGATCCTGGCGGCCGGCTACCTGTTTGCTCGCCGCTCCGTGTGCCGTGTCCTGCTCTGCCGCGGGGGCCAGGAGGTCACCGTCTCCAGCTACCTGCCGTTCGGCAGCACCAGCTCTTTCACAGTGCCGCTGCGCCAGGTGTGCTGCGTGGCTCACCGGAGCCAAGTCTCCTCCCTCATCCCACTCAAGATCGGCGGCCGCCCCTTCTACTACCTGCTGGACAAGCAGGGGCAGTTCTACAACGCCAAGCTCTTTGACATGACCATCGGGGCTTACAGGAAACTCTga
- the LOC121274667 gene encoding avidin-related protein 4/5-like produces MQRIVWCLALTLLSTVSTNEDLDHQFSGCWHNQLSSFLNIVVHIDGGITGSYQSSVSETGLQANGSLCGYHQGPQHPTFGFVVKWTSPNTKDSISVWTGQFFKGPEGEILETVWLFRSSVDKERNNWDATKVGQDYFFRYVGTCPV; encoded by the exons ATGCAGCGTATAGTCTGGTGTCTGGCACTGACACTACTCAGTACCGTCAGCACCAATGAGGACCTG GATCATCAATTTTCTGGCTGTTGGCACAATCAACTTAGTTCATTTTTGAACATTGTTGTGCACATTGATGGTGGCATAACTGGCAGCTACCAATCCAGTGTTTCAGAGACAGGGTTGCAAGCTAACGGATCACTTTGTGGATATCACCAGGGGCCACAGCACCCCACCTTTGGCTTTGTGGTGAAGTGGACCAGTCCTAATACCAAAG ATTCGATTAGTGTCTGGACCGGACAGTTCTTCAAAGGACCGGAGGGAGAGATTTTGGAAACAGTGTGGTTATTCCGAAGCAGCGTGGACAAAGAGAGAAACAACTGGGACGCTACCAA GGTTGGACAGGATTATTTCTTCCGTTATGTTGGAACATGTCCTGTGTAA